Proteins found in one Takifugu rubripes chromosome 17, fTakRub1.2, whole genome shotgun sequence genomic segment:
- the LOC105417681 gene encoding lipopolysaccharide-induced tumor necrosis factor-alpha factor homolog: MSNVQVPVVDRLGDQPVQVVCPTCHQTVLSKVEYSAGLLTYLLCTGLFFCGFVLGCCLIPFCVDRLRNAQHTCPTCKTKLGVYKRL, translated from the exons ATGTCAAATGTCCAAGTGCCTGTCG TCGACCGTCTGGGGGACCAGCCGGTGCAGGTAGTCTGTCCTACCTGCCACCAGACAGTTCTGTCTAAGGTGGAGTACTCTGCCGGTTTACTCACGTACCTCTTGTGTACCGgcctcttcttctgtgg ATTTGTTTTAGGATGCTGTCTCATCCCATTCTGTGTGGACCGGCTCAGAAATGCACAACACACCTGCCCTACCTGCAAGACTAAGCTGGGCGTCTACAAACGCCTGTAA
- the txndc11 gene encoding thioredoxin domain-containing protein 11 isoform X1 has protein sequence MLRRVRQSLRQLLILMARRPGLLCGTIVLGILLVLAIKFTCSRAKNVVAPPRPPVRFFAHDAPVVDLYLGQIDQVERLRSMAEVSLIFFYAPWCAHSMAARQELQQVAKKLARQVQFVAVNCWWSQGKCRKQNHFFQYPSIHLFYRRFGPIEYRGPFVAPYMESFILRVITPLTYLPSTARLKEFLSNHEPRVVGFFQFNSSPQPPGYITYLLSALQALKRDFRGVALFGVVTNKQVAEVLSLRDDESVYLSRRLNSSLIFPRSERNFTSESICNWVFEHHEDILRWLQPPGTKSRLLERELNKGPALLLFLEHNPLGSSSNPVLQQVGDIAVRYHSCENNSSNLDGSVTPSSSCCQSVLLAESARSVCEVCLSSSRPLPTSSSICPTLPFMAQGGDVVLSHLRHCCLQRESSPVLGCSDFRSSYSPFGQYSACCRRINPRHNESEAKEVPDVHRTARTPSTSTGDDITGLRCQTNRTLRFYVLDVALNWPLAVRLGATGRRNVSLSQQNSETEDSPFAAIVDLKDEVHYVLHRSPASNLTESLEAFIRNFSAPYRLLQRHLVGEEVRRGGAGDSRPPEEPQRAPPLSRPLITELTTSSFLPHVMDVKKDVLLFYYTQWCGFCSALNHIVIQLARLLQGNSTITVARVNVARNDLPWEFMVDHVPSILLFPKYRKHFSVKYPDDLLITLPNLLRFILQHSGSVQYADKPMAASVEAWASGPDALFRAEFLTLHREVQALRHARERLSQQLAQLWRDNRRLKFDTRSLEAQNAKLKQERESLEEQHREKSRQLVEAVRRLQELSDTSESLLNENALLRVLLAALKDRSEAKEQVEEERKEKEQQISHMAS, from the exons ATGCTGCGCCGGGTGCGACAGTCTCTCCGGCAGTTGCTGATTCTGATGGCCCGGAGACCGGGTCTGCTTTGCGGCACCATCGTGCTCGGCATCCTGCTCGTCCTGGCCATCAAGTTTACTTGCAG CCGGGCTAAGAATGTGGTGGCACCACCTCGACCACCGGTGCGGTTCTTCGCTCACGATGCCCCTGTGGTCGACCTCTACTTGGGTCAGATAGACCAGGTGGAGCGTCTTAGGAGCATGGCGGAGGTGTCGCTCATATTCTTCTATGCACCGTGGTGCGCTCACTCGATGGCAGCCCGGCAGGAGTTGCAGCAGGTTGCTAAGAAGCTGGCCAGACAG GTGCAGTTTGTGGCTGTGAACTGCTGGTGGAGTCAGGGGAAATGCAGGAAGCAGAATCACTTTTTTCAGTACCCGAGCATCCATCTGTTTTACCGGAG GTTTGGGCCTATAGAGTACAGGGGTCCATTTGTGGCTCCGTACATGGAAAGTTTCATCCTCAGGGTCATCACACCTTTGACTTACCTCCCATCCACAGCCAGGCTTAAAGAGTTCCTCTCCAATCATGAG CCTCGAGTGGTGGGTTTCTTCCAGTTTAACTCCTCTCCTCAACCACCGGGGTACATCACATATCTGCTGTCTGCCCTTCAGGCCCTCAAAAGGG ATTTCCGTGGTGTCGCTCTCTTTGGCGTTGTCACGAATAAACAGGTCGCCGAGGTCCTTTCTCTGAGAGACGATGAATCAGTTTACCTTTCCAGAAGATTAAACTCCTCTTTG ATTTTCCCTCGAAGCGAACGCAACTTTACCTCAGAATCCATCTGCAACTGGGTGTTTGAGCATCACGAAGACATCCTTCGgtggctgcagcctcctggAACAAAGTCCCGCCTCCTGGAGCGGGAGCTGAATAAAGGCCCAGCATTGTTGCTCTTCCTGGAACACAATCCTCTTGGGTCCAGCTCCAATCCAGTTCTGCAGCAG GTTGGGGACATTGCTGTTCGTTATCATTCTTGTGAGAACAATAGCTCCAACCTAGATGGAAGTGTAACCCCCAGCTCGTCGTGCTGCCAGTCAGTTCTGCTCGCAGAATCCGCTAGAAGCGTGTGTGAGGTGTGCCTGAGCTCATCCCGACCACTCCCAACCAGTTCCTCCATATGTCCCACACTCCCCTTCATGGCTCAGGGAGGAGACGTGGTGCTGTCTCATCTCAGACACTGCTGTCTCCAGCGAGAGTCCTCCCCCGTGCTGGGATGTAGCGACTTCAGGAGCAGCTACAGTCCGTTTGGCCAGTACAGTGCCTGCTGCAGAAGAATAAATCCTCGTCATAATGAATCTGAAGCCAAAGAAGTGCCAGACGTGCACAGAACTGCCCGTACGCCCAGCACTTCCACTGGAGATGACATCACAGGCCTTCGATGTCAAACCAACAGGACGCTCAGGTTTTACGTGCTGGATGTTGCTCTGAACTGGCCTCTGGCAGTGAGGCTCGGAGCAACGGGCAGAAGGAATGTGTCCCTAAGCCAGCAGAACAGCGAGACTGAAGACAGCCCGTTTGCAGCTATAGTCGACCTGAAGGACGAGGTCCATTATGTCCTCCACCGCAGTCCAGCATCCAATCTCACAGAGTCTCTGG AGGCCTTCATCAGGAACTTCAGTGCTCCATACAGGCTTCTGCAGAGGCATCTGGTGGGGGAAGAAGTCAGGAGAGGTGGGGCTGGGGACAGTAGACCTCCAGAAGAACCTCAGCGCGCACCACCTCTGTCACGCCCTCTTATCACTGAActcaccacctcctccttcctgccacaTGTTATGGATGTAAAAAAG GATGTTCTGCTCTTCTACTACACCCAGTGGTGTGGATTCTGCTCGGCCCTCAACCACATTGTGATCCAACTGGCCAGACTACTGCAGGGAAACAGCACCATCACTGTGGCCAG GGTGAATGTTGCACGGAACGATCTTCCTTGGGAGTTCATGGTGGATCACGTTCCTTCTATTCTTCTGTTTCCCAAATACAG AAAACATTTCAGCGTGAAGTATCCTGACGACCTTCTCATCACTTTACCCAACCTCCTTCgcttcatcctgcagcactccGGCTCTGTGCAGTACGCAGACAAACCGATGGCAGCTTCTGTTGAAGCATGGGCTTCTGGACCTGACGCCCTCTTCCGTGCGGAGTTCCTCACCCTCCATCGTGAGGTCCAGGCTCTTCGCCACGCCCGTGAACGCCTCTCCCAACAGCTGGCGCAGCTGTGGCGCGACAACAGGCGCCTAAAATTTGATACTCGTAGCTTAGAGGCCCAGAATGCTAAGCTAAAACAAGAAAGGGAGAGCCTGGAGGAACAGCACCGCGAGAAGAGCCGGCAGCTGGTGGAGGCggtgaggaggctgcaggagctgtCGGACACGTCCGAAAGCCTGCTAAATGAGAACGCCCTGCTCCGAGTCCTGCTGGCGGCACTGAAGGACAGGTCAGAGGCcaaagagcaggtggaggaggaaaggaaagagaaagaacaaCAAATAAGTCACATGGCTTCCTGA
- the txndc11 gene encoding thioredoxin domain-containing protein 11 isoform X2, giving the protein MLRRVRQSLRQLLILMARRPGLLCGTIVLGILLVLAIKFTCSRAKNVVAPPRPPVRFFAHDAPVVDLYLGQIDQVERLRSMAEVSLIFFYAPWCAHSMAARQELQQVAKKLARQVQFVAVNCWWSQGKCRKQNHFFQYPSIHLFYRRFGPIEYRGPFVAPYMESFILRVITPLTYLPSTARLKEFLSNHEPRVVGFFQFNSSPQPPGYITYLLSALQALKRDFRGVALFGVVTNKQVAEVLSLRDDESVYLSRRLNSSLIFPRSERNFTSESICNWVFEHHEDILRWLQPPGTKSRLLERELNKGPALLLFLEHNPLGSSSNPVLQQVGDIAVRYHSCENNSSNLDGSVTPSSSCCQSVLLAESARSVCEVCLSSSRPLPTSSSICPTLPFMAQGGDVVLSHLRHCCLQRESSPVLGCSDFRSSYSPFGQYSACCRRINPRHNESEAKEVPDVHRTARTPSTSTGDDITGLRCQTNRTLRFYVLDVALNWPLAVRLGATGRRNVSLSQQNSETEDSPFAAIVDLKDEVHYVLHRSPASNLTESLEAFIRNFSAPYRLLQRHLVGEEVRRGGAGDSRPPEEPQRAPPLSRPLITELTTSSFLPHVMDVKKDVLLFYYTQWCGFCSALNHIVIQLARLLQGNSTITVARVNVARNDLPWEFMVDHVPSILLFPKYSTPALCSTQTNRWQLLLKHGLLDLTPSSVRSSSPSIVRSRLFATPVNASPNSWRSCGATTGA; this is encoded by the exons ATGCTGCGCCGGGTGCGACAGTCTCTCCGGCAGTTGCTGATTCTGATGGCCCGGAGACCGGGTCTGCTTTGCGGCACCATCGTGCTCGGCATCCTGCTCGTCCTGGCCATCAAGTTTACTTGCAG CCGGGCTAAGAATGTGGTGGCACCACCTCGACCACCGGTGCGGTTCTTCGCTCACGATGCCCCTGTGGTCGACCTCTACTTGGGTCAGATAGACCAGGTGGAGCGTCTTAGGAGCATGGCGGAGGTGTCGCTCATATTCTTCTATGCACCGTGGTGCGCTCACTCGATGGCAGCCCGGCAGGAGTTGCAGCAGGTTGCTAAGAAGCTGGCCAGACAG GTGCAGTTTGTGGCTGTGAACTGCTGGTGGAGTCAGGGGAAATGCAGGAAGCAGAATCACTTTTTTCAGTACCCGAGCATCCATCTGTTTTACCGGAG GTTTGGGCCTATAGAGTACAGGGGTCCATTTGTGGCTCCGTACATGGAAAGTTTCATCCTCAGGGTCATCACACCTTTGACTTACCTCCCATCCACAGCCAGGCTTAAAGAGTTCCTCTCCAATCATGAG CCTCGAGTGGTGGGTTTCTTCCAGTTTAACTCCTCTCCTCAACCACCGGGGTACATCACATATCTGCTGTCTGCCCTTCAGGCCCTCAAAAGGG ATTTCCGTGGTGTCGCTCTCTTTGGCGTTGTCACGAATAAACAGGTCGCCGAGGTCCTTTCTCTGAGAGACGATGAATCAGTTTACCTTTCCAGAAGATTAAACTCCTCTTTG ATTTTCCCTCGAAGCGAACGCAACTTTACCTCAGAATCCATCTGCAACTGGGTGTTTGAGCATCACGAAGACATCCTTCGgtggctgcagcctcctggAACAAAGTCCCGCCTCCTGGAGCGGGAGCTGAATAAAGGCCCAGCATTGTTGCTCTTCCTGGAACACAATCCTCTTGGGTCCAGCTCCAATCCAGTTCTGCAGCAG GTTGGGGACATTGCTGTTCGTTATCATTCTTGTGAGAACAATAGCTCCAACCTAGATGGAAGTGTAACCCCCAGCTCGTCGTGCTGCCAGTCAGTTCTGCTCGCAGAATCCGCTAGAAGCGTGTGTGAGGTGTGCCTGAGCTCATCCCGACCACTCCCAACCAGTTCCTCCATATGTCCCACACTCCCCTTCATGGCTCAGGGAGGAGACGTGGTGCTGTCTCATCTCAGACACTGCTGTCTCCAGCGAGAGTCCTCCCCCGTGCTGGGATGTAGCGACTTCAGGAGCAGCTACAGTCCGTTTGGCCAGTACAGTGCCTGCTGCAGAAGAATAAATCCTCGTCATAATGAATCTGAAGCCAAAGAAGTGCCAGACGTGCACAGAACTGCCCGTACGCCCAGCACTTCCACTGGAGATGACATCACAGGCCTTCGATGTCAAACCAACAGGACGCTCAGGTTTTACGTGCTGGATGTTGCTCTGAACTGGCCTCTGGCAGTGAGGCTCGGAGCAACGGGCAGAAGGAATGTGTCCCTAAGCCAGCAGAACAGCGAGACTGAAGACAGCCCGTTTGCAGCTATAGTCGACCTGAAGGACGAGGTCCATTATGTCCTCCACCGCAGTCCAGCATCCAATCTCACAGAGTCTCTGG AGGCCTTCATCAGGAACTTCAGTGCTCCATACAGGCTTCTGCAGAGGCATCTGGTGGGGGAAGAAGTCAGGAGAGGTGGGGCTGGGGACAGTAGACCTCCAGAAGAACCTCAGCGCGCACCACCTCTGTCACGCCCTCTTATCACTGAActcaccacctcctccttcctgccacaTGTTATGGATGTAAAAAAG GATGTTCTGCTCTTCTACTACACCCAGTGGTGTGGATTCTGCTCGGCCCTCAACCACATTGTGATCCAACTGGCCAGACTACTGCAGGGAAACAGCACCATCACTGTGGCCAG GGTGAATGTTGCACGGAACGATCTTCCTTGGGAGTTCATGGTGGATCACGTTCCTTCTATTCTTCTGTTTCCCAAATACAG cactccGGCTCTGTGCAGTACGCAGACAAACCGATGGCAGCTTCTGTTGAAGCATGGGCTTCTGGACCTGACGCCCTCTTCCGTGCGGAGTTCCTCACCCTCCATCGTGAGGTCCAGGCTCTTCGCCACGCCCGTGAACGCCTCTCCCAACAGCTGGCGCAGCTGTGGCGCGACAACAGGCGCCTAA
- the eri2 gene encoding ERI1 exoribonuclease 2 yields the protein MSTKKLAKELGLLRKRSHSSSGLKKIMVSNQIFSHLIVIDFESTCWREKNNYSQEIIEFPAVLLNACTGEVESEFHTYVQPQEHPTLSEFCTELTGITQMQVEAGIPLQICMSRFSRWLQNLQMNMGLVFPNNPQMASAAAASRNLCTFLTWSDWDLGVCLQYECRRKQIHKPDVLNSWIDLRGTYRVFYDRKPKGLKGALQDLGIQFAGREHSGLDDARNTAQLAARMMRDGCVMKVTRSLTRAPSVVKHICGNTAGDDKEENPKPRKREEALNTDKLSFSRDLDLKTNCAHGLNSTCQTLVSPKTLLCGTSVMPGGSSVMVRNGPAPHKNNSPVLCSTTVSCLSSPDHLNQPSEKREAPRVVGEEENADVFALETEERCGSYDDVLLENSDDINSGESDFDAKGYLWEESDNTASSASLLDIMRETVSKNKLKHQRMTSKSALMSLATKSFTSQVNRCNNVNKIRQQSKFKQPVAPKSVTQASNLNQLKTGLKIFTKVQEKSQLPHRNSKTNTLLSEKTSSPNPLFATPKVTVSHFNQTPKSSFSIYADPVKPSRDSFCTTKGVLTSVSANILCARSNCSLTGGQRVTSPLCSCGRRAKRQLVSNGGPNHGRGFFCCPVRRSGGVGRVQKGCEFFKWESAVMRSNSLPSAAAGSSASLCQVNSSLSHPRQRSNRKSC from the exons GAAGAAACTGGCCAA GGAACTGGGACTGTTGAGGAAGCGCAGTCATTCCTCAAGCggattaaagaaaataatggtTTCAA ATCAGATTTTTTCCCATCTAATTGTGATTGATTTTGAATCTACTTgctggagagagaaaaacaactaCAGTCAGGAAATTA TTGAATTCCCTGCTGTTCTGCTAAACGCCTGTACAGGGGAGGTCGAATCTGAATTTCATACTTATGTTCAACCTCAAGAGCATCCAACTCTCTCTGAGTTCTGCACAGAATTGACTGGGATTACGCAG ATGCAAGTCGAGGCAGGGATTCCCCTTCAGATCTGTATGTCGCGGTTCAGCCGTTGGCTGCAAAACCTGCAAATGAATATGGGTTTGGTCTTCCCTAATAATCCCCAGATGGCTTCAGCAGCCGCAGCCTCTCGGAATCTGTGTACCTTTCTCACGTGGTCAG ACTGGGATCTGGGGGTTTGTCTGCAGTACGAGTGCAGACGCAAACAGATCCATAAGCCCGATGTGCTCAACAGCTGGATAGACCTGAGAGGCACTTACAGG GTGTTTTATGACAGGAAACCCAAAGGACTGAAAGGCGCATTACAGGATCTGGGAATCCAGTTTGCAGGAAGAGAACACTCTG GTTTGGACGATGCCCGAAACACAGCTCAGTTGGCAGCGAGGATGATGAGAGACGGATGTGTGATGAAGGTCACCAGGAGCCTAACGAGG GCTCCATCAGTGGTCAAACACATTTGTGGAAACACAGCTGGAGACGACAAGGAAGAAAACCCAAAACCACGTAAAAGGGAAGAAGCCCTTAACACTGACAAGCTGTCATTTTCCAGGGATTTGGACTTAAAGACCAACTGCGCTCATGGACTGAATTCCACCTGTCAGACTTTGGTCTCGCCAAAGACGCTTCTCTGCGGCACCTCTGTGATGCCCGGGGGAAGCTCGGTGATGGTGAGAAATGGTCCCGCgccacacaaaaacaacagccCGGTTCTGTGTTCCACCACCGTGAGCTGCCTTTCCAGTCCGGATCATTTAAACCAACCTtcagaaaaaagagaagcaccGAGGGTGGTGGGTGAAGAGGAGAATGCCGACGTGTTTGCTTTGGAAACAGAGGAAAGGTGTGGTTCATACGATGATGTGTTGTTGGAAAACAGTGATGACATCAACAGCGGAGAATCTGATTTTGATGCTAAAGGATATTTATGGGAAGAATCTGATAATACAGCTTCTTCGGCTTCGTTATTGGATATTATGAGAGAAACAGTGAGTAAAAATAAGCTTAAACATCAAAGGATGACCAGTAAATCTGCACTTATGTCTCTGGCTACAAAGTCATTTACATCCCAGGTTAACAGGTGTAATAATGTGAATAAGATCAGGCAGCAATCAAAGTTCAAACAACCAGTTGCTCCTAAAAGTGTTACTCAAGCCTCCAACCTGAACCAACTGAAAACAGGACTAAAAATCTTCACGAAGGTACAAGAAAAGTCTCAATTACCCCATAGGaactcaaaaacaaacaccctCTTGTCTGAAAAGACCTCCAGCCCTAATCCCTTGTTTGCTACGCCCAAAGTGACAGTTTCTCACTTCAATCAAACGCCAAAGTCTTCGTTTAGCATCTATGCTGACCCCGTCAAACCCTCCAGAGACTCCTTTTGCACCACAAAAGGCGTCCTTACGTCTGTGTCAGCCAACATTCTCTGCGCACGGAGCAACTGTTCATTAACTGGGGGCCAGAGGGTCACATCTCCGCTCTGTTCCTGTGGACGTCGAGCAAAGCGGCAGCTTGTATCCAACGGTGGACCAAACCACGGGCGGGGCTTCTTCTGTTGTCCGGTTCGGCGTTCGGGAGGAGTAGGAAGGGTCCAGAAGGGATGTGAGTTCTTTAAGTGGGAATCAGCTGTGATGAGGAGTAACTCAttgccctctgctgctgctgggtcatcTGCATCACTCTGTCAGGTCAACTCTTCTCTCAGCCATCCAAGACAGAGGTCGAACAGAAAGAGCTGTTGA